One uncultured Gellertiella sp. genomic window carries:
- the sufC gene encoding Fe-S cluster assembly ATPase SufC → MLEIRNLHARIADTETEIIRGLNLVVKAGEVAAIMGPNGSGKSTLSYILSGREDYEVTSGDILFNGESILELDAAERATKGIFLAFQYPVEIPGVATMQFLKVAMNEQRKARGESELTTPDFMRRVKEAAAGLKIDPAMLKRPLNVGFSGGEKKRAEILQMALLQPSLCVLDETDSGLDIDALKIVADGVNALRSPDRAVIVITHYQRLLDYIVPDTVHVLYKGQVIKSGDKALAHELEANGYADIIGAAA, encoded by the coding sequence ATGCTAGAAATCAGAAATCTCCATGCCAGGATCGCCGATACCGAAACGGAGATCATCCGGGGCCTGAATCTTGTGGTGAAGGCGGGGGAAGTGGCGGCGATCATGGGGCCGAACGGGTCGGGCAAGTCGACGCTGTCCTATATCCTGTCGGGCCGCGAGGATTACGAAGTCACCTCCGGTGATATCCTGTTCAATGGCGAAAGCATTCTGGAACTCGACGCTGCCGAGCGGGCGACGAAGGGCATTTTCCTTGCCTTCCAGTATCCGGTGGAAATTCCGGGCGTTGCCACCATGCAGTTCCTGAAGGTGGCGATGAACGAGCAGCGCAAGGCGCGCGGCGAGTCGGAACTGACGACGCCGGATTTCATGCGCCGCGTCAAGGAAGCAGCAGCCGGGCTGAAGATCGATCCCGCCATGCTGAAGCGTCCGCTGAATGTCGGCTTTTCCGGCGGCGAGAAGAAGCGCGCCGAAATCCTGCAGATGGCGCTGTTGCAGCCGAGCCTCTGCGTGCTTGACGAAACCGACAGCGGCCTCGACATCGATGCGCTGAAGATCGTCGCCGACGGGGTCAATGCGCTGCGCTCGCCGGATCGTGCTGTTATCGTCATCACCCATTACCAGCGCCTGCTCGACTATATCGTGCCGGATACGGTGCATGTGCTCTACAAGGGCCAGGTGATCAAGTCGGGTGACAAGGCGCTGGCGCATGAACTCGAAGCCAATGGCTATGCCGACATCATCGGCGCAGCAGCTTAA
- a CDS encoding AAA family ATPase, producing the protein MFITKVKLTNWRNFKRAEADLRDMSYIIGVNASGKSNFLDVFRFLRDVARPAGGGLQKAIADRGGIKKLRCLHARQHSEVAIEIEVSSSVDDPYPLWSYLLEFSHEGKGAQRPQIKREAVRKFDTNGTEVFSISRPDSADDSDPERLTATAIEQVQANREFRELADFLADTTYLHIVPQLLKFGDLIGGRTLENDPFGQAFMERLAKTPERTRNSRLKRIEQALKKVVPALNDLAFSPDETGRPHLEIRYEHYRPHGARQLEDQFSDGTLRLIALFWLLIDGESLLLLEEPELSLNEEIVEQLPYLIFRVQQTRKKNRRRQVIVTTHSRSMLSNAGIDARSLVVLDPTSEGTTIRGVNPIEKAGIEAGFSAAEAVLPNAQMIAGRKIQLELEL; encoded by the coding sequence ATGTTTATCACAAAAGTCAAACTTACAAATTGGCGAAACTTCAAGCGCGCTGAAGCAGATTTGCGTGACATGTCTTATATAATCGGTGTGAATGCATCAGGAAAATCCAATTTTCTCGACGTTTTTCGATTTCTTCGCGATGTCGCCAGACCAGCTGGCGGAGGGTTGCAAAAGGCAATAGCTGATCGCGGCGGGATCAAGAAGTTGAGATGTCTGCATGCGCGTCAGCACTCAGAAGTCGCAATTGAAATCGAAGTTTCGTCTTCGGTCGATGATCCGTATCCGCTTTGGAGTTACCTGCTTGAGTTCTCCCACGAGGGAAAGGGTGCGCAGCGCCCTCAGATCAAGCGCGAGGCGGTTCGGAAATTCGACACGAATGGCACTGAAGTTTTTTCGATTTCCCGACCCGACTCGGCAGATGACAGTGATCCTGAGCGACTTACCGCCACTGCGATTGAGCAAGTGCAGGCAAATCGCGAGTTTCGGGAGCTTGCAGACTTTCTCGCCGACACAACATATTTGCATATAGTGCCGCAACTTCTCAAATTTGGAGATCTTATCGGCGGCAGAACGCTGGAGAACGATCCCTTCGGACAAGCCTTCATGGAGCGACTTGCCAAAACGCCCGAAAGGACACGCAATTCGCGACTGAAACGGATTGAGCAGGCGCTCAAGAAGGTGGTCCCTGCTTTGAACGATTTGGCTTTTTCACCCGATGAGACGGGTCGGCCACATCTTGAGATCAGATATGAACATTACCGCCCCCACGGAGCACGGCAACTGGAAGATCAGTTTTCGGATGGGACACTGCGACTTATCGCGTTGTTTTGGCTGTTGATTGATGGTGAGTCCTTGCTCTTGTTGGAAGAGCCGGAGCTGTCGCTGAACGAAGAGATTGTAGAGCAGCTGCCGTATCTCATCTTCCGCGTTCAACAAACGCGCAAAAAAAACCGCAGGCGTCAGGTCATTGTGACCACACATAGCCGCTCCATGCTTAGCAATGCCGGCATCGACGCGCGATCACTTGTCGTGCTGGATCCGACCAGCGAGGGTACGACGATCAGAGGTGTGAACCCGATTGAAAAAGCCGGCATTGAGGCAGGTTTTTCGGCCGCTGAGGCGGTCTTGCCGAATGCTCAAATGATCGCGGGTAGAAAAATCCAGCTGGAACTGGAGCTATGA
- the sufB gene encoding Fe-S cluster assembly protein SufB yields MAAVQETIDQVRQIDVDQYKYGFETEIEVDKAPKGLNEDVIRFISAKKQEPDWMLEWRLEAYKRWLTMVEPDWARVHYPKIDFNDIYYYAAPKSTAGPTSLEDVDPELLKVYEKLGIPLREQEMLAGVKTSKIAVDAVFDSVSVVTTFKEELKKAGVIFMSISEAVREHPDLVRQYLGSVVPTTDNYYATLNCAVFTDGSFVYIPKGVRCPMELSTYFRINEKNTGQFERTLIIAEEGAYVSYLEGCTAPQRDENQLHAAVVELVALDDAEIKYSTVQNWYPGDKNGKGGIYNFVTKRGDCRGRNSKISWTQVETGSAITWKYPSCILRGDGSRGEFYSIAVSNGHQQVDSGTKMIHLGKNTSSRIISKGISAGVSQNTYRGQVSAHRKAENARNFTQCDSLLIGDRCGAHTVPYIEAKNSTCQFEHEATTSKISEDQLFYCLQRGIPQEAAIALIVNGFVREVIQELPMEFAVEAQKLIGISLEGSVG; encoded by the coding sequence ATGGCTGCGGTTCAGGAAACCATCGATCAGGTCCGCCAGATCGATGTGGACCAGTACAAATACGGTTTCGAGACGGAAATCGAAGTCGACAAGGCCCCGAAAGGCCTGAACGAAGATGTGATCCGCTTCATCTCCGCCAAGAAGCAGGAGCCGGACTGGATGCTGGAATGGCGTCTGGAGGCCTACAAGCGCTGGCTGACCATGGTCGAGCCCGACTGGGCCCGCGTCCACTATCCGAAGATCGACTTCAACGACATCTATTACTATGCCGCGCCGAAGAGCACGGCAGGTCCGACCTCGCTGGAGGATGTCGATCCGGAACTGCTGAAGGTCTATGAAAAGCTCGGCATTCCCTTGCGCGAGCAGGAAATGCTGGCGGGTGTGAAGACTTCGAAGATCGCCGTCGATGCGGTGTTCGATTCGGTCTCTGTCGTCACCACCTTCAAGGAAGAGCTGAAGAAGGCCGGTGTGATCTTCATGTCGATCTCGGAAGCGGTGCGCGAACATCCCGACCTCGTGCGCCAGTATCTGGGCTCGGTCGTGCCGACCACCGACAACTATTATGCGACGCTGAACTGTGCGGTATTTACCGACGGCTCCTTCGTCTACATTCCGAAGGGCGTGCGCTGCCCGATGGAGCTTTCCACCTATTTCCGCATCAACGAGAAAAACACCGGCCAGTTCGAGCGCACGCTGATCATTGCCGAAGAGGGGGCCTATGTCTCCTATCTCGAAGGCTGCACCGCGCCGCAGCGCGATGAAAACCAGCTGCACGCCGCCGTTGTCGAACTGGTGGCGCTGGATGATGCCGAAATCAAGTATTCGACCGTCCAGAACTGGTATCCCGGCGACAAGAACGGCAAGGGCGGCATCTACAATTTCGTCACCAAGCGCGGCGATTGCCGGGGAAGGAATTCCAAGATCTCGTGGACGCAGGTGGAAACCGGCTCGGCGATCACCTGGAAATATCCGTCCTGCATCCTGCGCGGCGACGGATCGCGCGGCGAGTTCTACTCGATTGCGGTGTCGAACGGTCACCAGCAGGTCGACAGCGGCACCAAGATGATCCATCTCGGCAAGAACACCTCCAGCCGCATCATCTCCAAGGGGATTTCGGCGGGGGTTTCGCAGAATACCTATCGCGGCCAGGTCTCTGCCCACCGCAAGGCGGAAAATGCCCGCAACTTCACCCAGTGCGACAGCCTGCTGATCGGCGACAGATGCGGGGCGCATACGGTGCCCTATATCGAGGCGAAGAATTCGACCTGCCAGTTCGAGCATGAGGCGACCACCTCGAAAATCTCGGAAGACCAGCTCTTCTACTGCCTGCAGCGCGGCATCCCGCAAGAGGCCGCCATCGCCCTGATCGTCAACGGCTTCGTGCGCGAAGTCATTCAGGAACTGCCGATGGAATTCGCGGTCGAAGCCCAAAAGCTGATCGGCATATCGCTGGAAGGATCGGTGGGGTAA
- a CDS encoding cysteine desulfurase family protein gives MTASRLYLDWNATAPLCPEAREAVLRVLDMAGNPSSVHGEGRIAKAALEGARRQVGVLCGRDPAHVIFTSGATEAANLVLTPDFRMGRAPLALGHLYVSAIEHPAIREGGRFSKDRVSEVPVLSSGLIDLAALTQQLSNHDASSHGLPMVAVMLVNNETGIIQPVAAVSDIVKAHGGLLVVDAVQAAGRIDLARHAAEADFLIISSHKIGGPRGAGALVVKGETLMPAPLIRGGGQERGHRSGTENLMSIVGFGAAAWAAAEGMDRRNLDIALLRDRLESGMRQRASDVIIHGAEVGRVANTSFFTLPGLKSETGQIAFDLEGIALSAGAACSSGRVGESHVLSAMGLDPKLGALRLSTGPSTTAADIDRALQAFGRIAGRRKAASAA, from the coding sequence ATGACCGCTTCTCGTCTCTATCTCGACTGGAATGCCACGGCACCGCTTTGTCCCGAAGCGCGCGAGGCCGTGCTGCGGGTTCTCGACATGGCCGGTAATCCCTCTTCAGTGCATGGCGAAGGCCGCATCGCCAAGGCCGCTCTCGAGGGTGCACGGCGGCAGGTGGGGGTGCTGTGTGGCCGTGATCCCGCCCATGTGATCTTTACCAGCGGCGCGACGGAAGCCGCCAATCTGGTGCTGACGCCGGATTTCCGCATGGGTCGCGCACCGCTTGCCCTCGGACATCTCTATGTCTCGGCCATCGAGCATCCGGCAATCCGCGAGGGCGGGCGTTTTTCGAAGGACCGGGTGAGCGAAGTGCCGGTGCTTTCCTCCGGGCTGATCGATCTGGCCGCGCTGACGCAGCAGCTTTCGAATCACGATGCATCTTCTCATGGCCTGCCGATGGTGGCGGTGATGCTGGTCAACAACGAGACCGGCATCATCCAGCCGGTTGCAGCGGTATCGGATATCGTCAAGGCGCATGGCGGCCTGCTTGTAGTCGACGCGGTGCAGGCCGCTGGCCGCATCGATCTCGCCCGTCATGCGGCAGAGGCCGATTTCCTGATCATCTCCTCCCACAAGATCGGTGGCCCCCGCGGAGCGGGTGCGCTGGTGGTGAAGGGCGAAACCCTGATGCCCGCGCCGCTGATCCGTGGCGGCGGGCAGGAGCGGGGCCACCGCTCGGGTACGGAAAACCTGATGTCGATCGTCGGTTTCGGTGCCGCCGCCTGGGCTGCGGCAGAAGGGATGGACCGCCGCAACCTCGACATCGCGCTTTTGCGCGACCGGCTTGAGAGCGGCATGCGGCAGCGGGCATCCGATGTGATCATCCACGGCGCCGAGGTCGGGCGGGTGGCCAATACCTCGTTTTTCACCCTGCCGGGGCTGAAGTCGGAAACGGGACAGATCGCCTTCGATCTCGAAGGTATAGCGCTGTCGGCGGGGGCCGCCTGTTCGTCCGGACGGGTCGGGGAGAGCCATGTTCTGTCGGCGATGGGACTGGACCCGAAACTCGGGGCGCTCCGGCTGTCGACAGGCCCTTCGACCACCGCAGCCGACATCGACCGGGCGCTTCAGGCCTTCGGGCGGATTGCCGGGAGGCGGAAGGCGGCGAGTGCGGCCTGA
- a CDS encoding alpha/beta hydrolase — MPEVIFNGPAGRLEGRYQPSKEKSAPIAIILHPHPQFGGTMNNQIVYQLFYLFQKRGFTTLRFNFRSIGRSQGEFDHGAGELSDAASALDWVQSLHPDSKSCWVAGYSFGAWIGMQLLMRRPEIEGFISVAPQPNTYDFSFLAPCPSSGLIIHGDQDKVAPEKDVNVLVDKLKSQKGILITHKTLPGANHFFSGQIDTLTAECEDYVDRRMVGELTPEPAAKRIR, encoded by the coding sequence ATGCCTGAAGTGATTTTCAACGGCCCCGCGGGTCGCCTTGAAGGAAGATACCAGCCCTCGAAGGAAAAGAGCGCACCGATCGCCATCATCCTGCATCCGCACCCGCAGTTCGGCGGCACGATGAACAACCAGATCGTCTATCAGCTGTTCTATCTGTTCCAGAAGCGCGGCTTCACGACGCTGCGCTTCAACTTCCGCAGCATCGGCCGCAGCCAGGGTGAATTCGACCATGGCGCGGGCGAACTCTCCGACGCCGCCTCGGCGCTCGACTGGGTGCAGAGCCTGCATCCCGACAGCAAGAGCTGCTGGGTGGCCGGTTACTCCTTCGGCGCCTGGATCGGCATGCAGCTGCTGATGCGCCGCCCGGAAATCGAAGGCTTCATCTCGGTTGCGCCGCAGCCCAATACCTACGATTTCTCCTTCCTCGCCCCCTGCCCCTCCTCCGGCCTGATCATCCATGGCGACCAGGACAAGGTCGCGCCGGAAAAGGATGTCAATGTGCTGGTCGACAAACTGAAGAGCCAGAAGGGCATTCTCATCACCCACAAGACGCTGCCCGGTGCCAACCACTTCTTCTCCGGCCAGATCGACACGCTGACCGCCGAATGCGAAGACTATGTCGACCGCCGCATGGTCGGCGAACTCACCCCCGAACCGGCTGCCAAGCGCATCCGGTAA
- a CDS encoding anhydro-N-acetylmuramic acid kinase: MSGTSMDGIDVALLRTDGERVVERGPFLGLAYDAPFRERLKQALEDAKGLASREQRIGCLAGVERELTLRHVIAVTEFLTKNRLSRDNIDVIGFHGQTVLHRPGQGLTVQLGDGPLLACETGIQTVHDMRANDMRHGGQGAPLIPAYHAALADGVRKPGEAICFVNIGGISNITAILPDGTIRAFDSGPGNTLIDQWVEGEAGIPFDAGGAIASEGRVIGDLVARYLDHPFFSGDQRRSLDRNDFRPPAPGEVELADGARSLAHVAAAAILTSAGHLPEFPASFVISGGGRLNAVIMKDLADLAALRGSAVLSAEQAGLDGDAMEAEAWAYLAVRSLKGLPLTFPGTTGVREAVSGGVLAAAVD; this comes from the coding sequence ATGAGCGGCACATCCATGGATGGCATCGATGTGGCATTGCTGCGCACCGATGGCGAGCGTGTGGTGGAGCGCGGCCCGTTTCTCGGGCTTGCCTATGATGCGCCGTTTCGAGAGCGGCTGAAGCAGGCGCTGGAGGATGCCAAAGGTCTGGCATCGCGCGAACAGCGGATCGGCTGCCTCGCCGGGGTGGAGCGGGAGCTGACGTTACGGCATGTGATTGCCGTAACGGAATTTCTGACCAAGAACCGGCTGTCGCGCGACAATATCGATGTCATCGGCTTTCACGGCCAGACGGTCTTGCACCGGCCCGGCCAGGGGCTGACGGTGCAGCTCGGCGATGGCCCACTGTTGGCGTGTGAAACCGGCATTCAGACAGTCCATGACATGCGGGCCAACGACATGCGGCATGGCGGGCAGGGTGCGCCGCTGATCCCCGCCTATCACGCGGCGCTGGCGGATGGTGTCCGCAAGCCGGGCGAGGCGATCTGTTTCGTCAATATCGGCGGCATCTCCAACATCACCGCGATCCTGCCGGATGGCACGATCCGCGCCTTTGACAGCGGCCCGGGCAATACGCTGATCGACCAGTGGGTCGAGGGCGAGGCGGGCATTCCCTTCGACGCCGGTGGTGCGATTGCCAGCGAAGGCAGAGTGATCGGCGATCTCGTGGCGCGCTATCTCGACCACCCGTTTTTTTCGGGCGACCAGCGCCGTTCGCTGGACCGCAACGATTTTCGCCCGCCCGCCCCGGGTGAGGTGGAGCTTGCCGACGGTGCCCGTTCGCTCGCCCATGTCGCCGCCGCGGCGATCCTGACATCGGCGGGACATCTGCCGGAATTTCCGGCAAGCTTCGTGATTTCAGGCGGCGGTCGGCTGAATGCGGTGATCATGAAGGATCTGGCCGACCTTGCAGCTCTGCGCGGCAGCGCGGTCCTGTCCGCCGAACAGGCCGGTCTTGACGGCGATGCGATGGAGGCGGAGGCCTGGGCCTATCTGGCGGTGCGGTCGCTGAAGGGCCTGCCACTGACCTTTCCCGGTACCACCGGCGTGCGCGAGGCGGTCAGCGGTGGAGTGCTGGCGGCGGCGGTGGATTGA
- a CDS encoding Flp family type IVb pilin, with protein sequence MARLFKRFIEDEAGATAIEYGLIAALVSVALIAGATALGGQIGTTFNTLATSLQTATGS encoded by the coding sequence GTGGCAAGACTTTTCAAGCGTTTCATCGAGGATGAAGCGGGCGCAACTGCCATCGAATACGGTTTGATTGCAGCGCTTGTTTCGGTGGCCCTGATTGCCGGCGCGACTGCCCTGGGCGGTCAGATCGGCACGACATTCAACACGCTTGCCACATCGCTGCAGACGGCCACGGGCAGCTAG
- the tyrS gene encoding tyrosine--tRNA ligase: protein MSAFKSDFLRTLSERGFIHQVSDETGLDALLQKETVSAYIGFDPTAPSLHAGSLIQIMMLHWFQATGHRAISLMGGGTGMVGDPSFKEESRQLMTVDTIEDNIASIKRVFSNYLTYGDGPADALMINNADWLRQINYLEFLRDVGRHFSVNRMLSFDSVKTRLDREQSLSFLEFNYMILQAYDFTELARRYDCRLQMGGSDQWGNIVNGIDLGHRMGTKQLYALTSPLLTTSSGAKMGKSANGAIWLNADMLSAYDFWQYWRNTEDADVARFLKLYTTLPMDEIARLSQLGGAEINEVKKILATEVTAILHGRTAAEQAAETARKTFEEGALAADLPSIDIAAGELEAGIGILALFVKAGLADSNGEARRHVKGGAVKVNDKPVSDDRQMVGTADVTADGVIKLSLGKKKHMLVRPA, encoded by the coding sequence ATGTCCGCGTTCAAATCCGATTTCCTTCGCACGCTTTCCGAGCGGGGCTTCATTCATCAGGTCTCCGATGAAACGGGCCTTGATGCCCTTCTGCAGAAGGAAACGGTCAGCGCCTATATCGGCTTTGATCCGACCGCGCCGTCGCTGCATGCGGGGTCTCTCATCCAGATCATGATGCTGCACTGGTTCCAGGCGACCGGCCACAGGGCGATTTCGCTGATGGGCGGTGGCACCGGCATGGTCGGCGACCCCTCCTTCAAGGAAGAATCCCGCCAGCTGATGACCGTCGACACCATCGAGGACAATATTGCCTCGATCAAGCGGGTGTTTTCCAATTACCTGACCTATGGCGACGGCCCCGCCGACGCGCTGATGATCAACAATGCCGACTGGCTGCGCCAAATCAACTATCTCGAATTCCTGCGCGATGTCGGGCGGCATTTTTCGGTCAACCGGATGCTGTCCTTCGACAGCGTCAAGACCCGGCTTGACCGCGAGCAGTCGCTGTCCTTCCTCGAATTCAACTACATGATCCTGCAGGCCTATGACTTTACCGAACTGGCGCGGCGCTACGATTGCCGCCTGCAGATGGGCGGGTCCGACCAGTGGGGCAACATCGTCAACGGCATCGATCTCGGTCACCGGATGGGGACAAAGCAGCTCTATGCGCTGACCTCGCCGCTTTTGACCACCTCCTCGGGGGCCAAGATGGGCAAATCCGCCAATGGCGCGATCTGGCTCAATGCCGACATGCTGTCGGCCTATGATTTCTGGCAATACTGGCGCAACACCGAGGATGCGGATGTCGCGCGCTTCCTGAAGCTCTACACGACCCTGCCGATGGACGAGATCGCCCGGCTGTCGCAGCTCGGCGGGGCCGAGATCAACGAGGTCAAGAAGATCCTCGCCACCGAGGTCACCGCCATCCTCCACGGTCGCACGGCTGCCGAACAGGCCGCAGAGACCGCGCGCAAGACCTTCGAGGAAGGCGCGCTTGCCGCCGATCTCCCTTCGATCGACATTGCCGCCGGCGAGCTTGAGGCCGGGATCGGCATTCTCGCCCTCTTCGTCAAGGCTGGCCTTGCCGACTCCAACGGCGAGGCCCGCCGTCACGTCAAGGGCGGCGCGGTGAAGGTGAATGACAAGCCGGTCAGCGATGACCGCCAGATGGTCGGCACGGCGGATGTCACCGCCGATGGCGTCATCAAGCTGTCGCTCGGCAAGAAGAAGCACATGCTGGTGCGTCCCGCCTGA